A region of the Pseudonocardia cypriaca genome:
TGCCGATCGTGATCGCGCTCGCCGTGGGCACGCTCGGGTTCTGGCTCGGCACAGGAGCCGGTGCTGCGGCGGCGTTCACGGCCGCGGTCGCCGTGCTGATCATCGCCTGCCCGTGCGCGCTGGGGCTCGCCACGCCCACCGCGCTCCTGGTGGGCACCGGCCGGGGTGCCCAGCTGGGCATCCTGATCAAGGGCCCCGAGGTGCTGGAGTCCACCCGCCGGGTCGACACCGTCGTGCTGGACAAGACGGGCACGGTCACCACCGGCCGGATGGAGCTGGTCGCCGTCCACACCGGGGCCGGCGTGGACGAGGACGAGGTCCTGCGGCTCGCGGGCGCGCTGGAGGACGCCTCCGAGCACCCGATCGCCGCGGCCATCGCCCGGGGAGCCCGGGACCGCATCGGGTCGCTCCCGGCCGTCGAGGGCTTCACCAACGTCGAAGGCCTCGGGGTGCAGGGAGTCGTCGACGGGCACGCCGTGCTCGTCGGCCGGCCGGCACTGCTGGAGCAGTGGAGCCAGCCGCTCGACGCCGACCTCGCCGCGCACCTGGCGGCGGCGCAGGCGGACGGCCGCACCGCCATCGCCGTGGCGTGGGACGGCTCGGCCCGCGCGGTCCTGGTGGTGTCCGACACCGTGAAGCCCACGTCGGCGGAGGCCATCTCGCAGCTGCGGGCGCTCGGGCTCACCCCGGTGCTGCTCACCGGCGACAACGAGGCCGCGGCCCGTGCCGTGGCCGCCGAGGTCGGTATCGAGGAAGTGGTCGCGGACGTCCTGCCGGCCGACAAGGTCGACGTGGTCAAGCGGTTGCAGGACGAGGGCTGGGTCGTCGCCATGGTCGGCGACGGCGTGAACGACGCCGCCGCGCTCGCCCAGGCCGACCTGGGGCTGGCCATGGGCACCGGCACCGACGTGGCGATCGAGGCCAGCGACATCACGCTGGTCCGCGGCGACCTGCGCGCCGCGGCCGACGCGATCCGGCTCTCCCGCCGGACGCTGGCAACCATCAAGGGCAACCTGTTCTGGGCGTTCGCCTACAACGTGGCCGCCCTGCCGCTGGCCGCTGCCGGCCTGCTCAACCCGATGCTCGCCGGGGGCGCGATGGCGTTCAGCTCGGTGTTCGTCGTGGTGAACAGCCTGCGGCTGCGCCGCTTCCGCTGACCGTGACGGGGTCGGCCCGGGTGCGCCCGGGCCGACCCCGGCACGGCATCATGGGGTGCGGTGAACACCGGGACGGGAGCATTCGCGGCGGGCGTCGTCCGCCTCGTCCTGCTGGCCATGGCCGCCACCGGCTTCCTGGCCATGCACGGTGTGGCGGCCACGGACCCCGTGGCGGGGCACATCAGCCCGCTCGACTCGCACTCGCTGATGGCGCCGGCCGAGCCCGCGATGGTGATGCCCGCCGCCGGCGTGGAGACGGTCGCCCGGCCCGGCGACGCGGGCCATCAGCACCACGACGACGTGGCCGCCTGCGCGTTCATCCTGCTCACGGTGCTCGCCGGCGTCGTGCTGCACTCGATCGGCGCCGCACCGGGCGGCACGCCTCCCGGCCTCTCGGCCCTGTTCGGATCGAGGTGGGCGCCACCGCGCGCCCCACCCCTCCCCCTGTTCCTCTCCCTCTGCGTGTTCCGGCTGTGAAGAGCGCGCGTCCCGCGTTCCTTACCGACCTTCTTCCCGCAGAGGAAACACGCATGTCCACCATTCGCAGGTCCAACCGTGCCGCCATGGCCGGCACGGCGCTCGTCCTGTCCGTCGCGCTGTCCGCCTGTGGTGGGGGCAGCACCGCTCCCGCCGCCGCTCCTGCCACCATCCAGCCACCGGCCACCGCCCCGTCCGATGGCGGGGCGCAGCACAACGACACCGACATCCGCTTCGCCCAGATGATGATCCCCCATCACCAGCAGGCGCTGGCGATGGCGGAGATGGCGCTGCAGCGGGCGGAGAGCCCGGAGGTGAAGGCGCTCGCCGAGCAGATCCGGGCGGCACAGGACCCGGAGATCGCCACCCTGAACGGCTTCCTCTCGGCCTGGGGCACCCCGCCCCTGGAAGGCGAGATGGACCACTCGGGGATGGACCACTCCAACGGGATGATGAGCCAGGGCGACATGGACTCGCTCGGGGCCACCACCGGCGCGACGTTCGACAGGACGTTCCTCGAGATGATGATCGCGCACCACGAGGGCGCCGTCGCCGAGTCGGAGCGCGAGGTGGCAGGCGGCGCGAACGCGCAGGCCAAGCAGCTCGCCACCGAGATCATCAGCGGCCAGACCGCCGAGATCGAACGGATGCGGCAGCTCCTCGGCTAGCCCACCTCCAGGATCGACCGCAGGGTGGCGCCCAGGACGTCGGGCGCCACCCCTGCGTCGAGCCGGCCGCCGCTGACCTCGTCGGCCGCGGCGTGCACCGTGGCGTAGAAGGCCGCCACCAACCACGGCTCGGGCAGGTCGGCGCGGAACACCCCATCGTCCTTCCCCCGCGCGATCAGGCGCTCGACGTGGCGGGCGACCCGGTCGTGCTGCTCGCGCAGGGCCTCGGCGCCCAGCTCGGCGAGCGCAACGGAACGCACTGTCCGGTGCCGGTCCAGGATCTGCCAGGACGTGCTGACCAGGCGGTCCAGCGCGACCTGTGGCGGGTCGTCGTCGAGGCGGAGGCCGGTCAGCGCCTGATCGGTCTCCGCCATCACCTGGCGGACGACGGCGTCGAGCAGGACCTCGCGCGAGGCGAAGTGCGCGTAGAGCGTGACCCGACCGACGCCGGCGGCCACCGCGACCTCGCCCATCGACGGCAGCGTTCCGCGGGACAGCAGGTCACGGGCCGCCGCCACGATCGCCGCCACGTTGCGCTCCGCGTCCGCCCGGCGCCGCCGCGGCTTCTCGCTGATCGGGTCCCCAGCCACCAGCTCAGTGTCCCCTCTCAGTGTCCCTGAGCCACCCCGTGCCCGTGCCCGTGCCCGTGCCCCGCCACGGCGTGCGGCTTCCCGCCGGGCACGAGGCCCAGCGCGACCACGGCCGCCACGGCGGCGACCACGGCGCAGGCCAGGTAGCCGCTGGTGAACCCGCTCGTGCCGGTGCCCGAGATGCTCGCCGCGGCCACCGTCGAGACGAGCGCGACGCCGATGCTCCCGCCGAGCTCGTGGAACGTGTTGACCACTCCGGATGCGACGCCCGCCTCGTCGGACGGCACGTTCGCGAGCGTCGTGGTGGTGGCCGCGACGAACACCGGCCCGATGCCGAAGGCGGCCAGCACGAACCCGGGGAGCACGGCGACGAGCACCCCGTCGACCGCGGGAGCCTGGATCAGCACGGCAGCTCCCAGCGCGGTGAGCAGCAGCCCGCCCACCGCGACCGGGCGGCCGCCGACCCGCCCGATCAGGTGTGCCCCGAGCTGCGCTCCCCCGGTGATCGCGAGCGCGACGGGGAGGAACAGCAGGCCGGTGGCCAGCGCGTCCAGCCCTCGAACGTGCTGCAGGTAGAGCGAGGTGAGGAAGAACAGCCCGAGCATCAGGCCGGTGGCCACCAGCATCAGCAGCGTTCCGGACACGACCGGCCGCCGCGCGAGCGTCGCCGGGCGCATCAGCGGCGTGGCGACCCGGGACTCGATCCCCACGAACACGGCGTATCCGACGACCGCTGCCAGCAGCGCACCGAGGGTGAGCGGCGCTCCCCACCCGGCGTCGCCGGCGTGCACGACGCCGTAGATCAGCAGCGCCGTGGCCGCGGTGACCGCGAGGGCCCCCGGCACGTCGACCCGCTGCCGCGCTCGGGCCGTGGCGTCCGGCCGGACGAGGCCGGGGACCAGGGCCAGCACCACGACGCCCACCGGGACGTTCACCCAGAACACCCACTGCCACCCCGGTCCGGCCGTCAGCAGGCCGCTGAGCAGCACACCCGCTGCGGCCCCCGCGCCGCCGATCGCCGCCCACACACCGAGCGCGCGGCTGCGGTCGTTCCCGTGGAACGCGGTGGTGATGACCGCGAGCGCCGCGGGCGACAGCAGCGCCGCTCCGACCCCCTGCGCGGCCCGCGCTCCGATGAGGACGCCGCCCGAGGCGGCCAGGCCGCACACGAGCGACGCCACCGTGAACACGGCCAGCCCGGTCAGCAGGGTGCGCCGCGCGCCGACGACGTCGGCCAGGCGGCCGCCCAGGATCATCAGACCGCCGAACACGAGCGTGTAGGTGGTCACCACCCAGGTCAGCGCCTCGCGCCCGAGCGCGAGATCGGCGCCGATGCTCGGCAGCGCGACCTGCACGACGGTGATGTCGACGATCAGCGTGAACTGGGCGAACGCCAGCAGCGTGAGCATGAGCCAGCGGCGGTCCATCGCCGCACCTCCAATAAGTCGAACAATGCTGTACGACTTAGAGCATGCCGGCTCGGGCCGGATTGGCAAGGGCCTTCAGGCGCGGCCGGTACCGGAGGTGGTGGATGTGGCGGAGCAGGCAACGCTGGGACACGCCAGCGATGCGCTGGCCCGCGTTCCGATGCTCCTATGGAGCTCCATTGGCTGGTCCAAGGTCTTTCGGGCCTGAGTGGGGGCGGCGTGGACCACGCGAGCGACGTGGCGGCGCCATCCACCAGGGCCACGCCTCACCAGGCCTTCGGCTGCCCCACGCTCGTCCAGGTCAACCTCCACCAGGCCTTCGGTGGCGCCGCGCATCATGCGGGGCCGCCCCTCACGCCTCAAGGGCGCTCCGCGTCGCTGCCGCGATCGCTACGCGACCCTTGATCCGCGAGCCTCTGCAGCCCCTGAGGGCCCGCTTCGCGGGCAGGCCGACAGGCCAGCCCCTTCGGCGCGCGGCGCCACCGAAGGCGGTCTCGGCCACGTCCGCGGAGGTGGTGTACAAGATCGCCCCCGCGTGATCTTGGTGAAGGTTATGCGGTGAGCGCCTCGGTTGTCACCGGTGGCTCGCTGGTGGCCGGGTTGGGTTCGGTGGTGATGATGCGGATGCGGGACTTGGCCAGCAGTTCCAGGCCCATGTAGCGGCGGCCTTCGGTCCATTCGTCGCTCTGCTCGGCCAGGACGGCGCCGACCAGGCGGATCAGGGCGTCGCGGCCGGGGAAGATCCCGACCACGTCGGTGCGGCGGCGGATCTCCTTGTTCAGCCGCTCTTGCGGGTTGTTGGACCAGATCTGGCGCCAGATCTCGCGTGGATAGCTGGTGAAGGCCAGTAGCTCGGCGCGGGCCGCTTCGAGGTGTTGGGCCGCGTCGCGGAAGCGGGGCTCGAGGGCGTCGATGACGCGGTCGTACTGGGCGTGCACGGCGTCGGTGTCGGCCTGGTCGAAGATGGTGCGCACCTGGGTGGCCACGTGCGGCTGCGCGCTCTTCGGGACGCGGGTGAGCAGGTTGCGCAGGTAGTGGGTGCGACACCGCTGCCAGGCCGCGCCGGGCAACGCGGAGCCGATCGCCGCGACCAGGCCGGGGTGGGCGTCGGAGATGACCAGCTGCACCCCGGACAGGCCGCGGGCGACCAGTCCGCGCAGGAACGCCAGCCAGCCGGCGCCGTCTTCGGCGCTGGCGACGTCCAGGCCGAGGATCTCCCGATGGCCATCGGCGTTCACCCCGGTCGCCACGAGCGCGTGCACGTTGACCACGCGGCCGTCCTCGCGGACCTTCACCACGAGAGCGTCGACCCAGACGAACGTGTAGGGCCCGTGATCGAGGGGGCGCTGCCGGAACGCGGTGACCTGGGCGTCGAGGTGGGTGGCCATCTCCGACACCTGCGATCGGGACAGCGACTTGACGCCGAGCTGCTCGGCGAGGCGCTCGACTCGGCGGGTGGAGACGCCGAGTAGGTAGGCGGTGGCCACGACGGTGACCAGGGCCTGCTCGGCGCGGCGGCGGTGGGTCAGCAGCCAGTCGGGGAAGTAGGAGCCCTCGCGCAGCTTCGGCACGGCGAGCTCGACGGTGCCGGCGCGGGTGTCCCATTCCCGGGCCCGATACCCGTTGCGCCGGTTGACCCGCTCCTGGCTGCGTTCGCCGTAGTCGGCGCCGCAGGCCTGGTCGGCCTGGGCGGACATCATCGCGTTCGCCAGCGAGGCGATCATCTGCCGGAGTAGATCCGGCGACGCGCCCTGCAGCTGCTGCTCCAACAGTTCGGTGACCTCGATATGGTGCGGTGCGGCCATCGTGGTGATCCTCTCGGTGAGTTCCTTGGTCGGTACTCATCAAGATCACGCGGTGGCCGTCTCACATCACGACGCCACGCCGCTCACCAGCGAGGGACTCGTACACCACCTCTGAGGACGCAGCCGCGGTCTCACCTCCATGATCGAGGCTTCCCTCCCACACAGAAACGGGCAAAACGGCCGAGGAAGTCGGCCACACACCGACTTCGGTGCTCACACACCGACTGCAATCGGTGTGTCAGCGCAGAAGTCGGTGTGCGAGCGCAGGAAGATGCCCGACACCGGCCTCCTGGCGGCGCCGCGCGCCCAAAGGGCAGGCCCTTGGGCCTGCCCGCAAAGCTTGCCCTCAAGGGGCCGCAGAGGCTCACAGATCAAGGGGCGCGCAGCGCTCGCGAAGCGACGCCGCAGGCGCCCTTGAGCTGTGAGGGGCGGCCCCGCACAATGCGCGGCGCCGCCAGGAGGCCCTGAGAAGGCAACCTTGCGACAGGAGACCTTGACGCCATGACCCGGCGGTGCCGGGGGCACATAGTCACCGCGGAACGCGGAGCGGGCGCAACCTTCACCGTGAAGGTCGCGCCCGCCGCCGTCAGGCGCTCACCGCCGGGCGGGACAGGTGCCGGGCGTGCCACTCGACGGTGCGCTCGATGCCCGCACGCAGGCTCGTCCGAGCGCTCCACCCGAGGTACCGCAGCGCAGGCTCGGCGTCGGCGACGAGGTCGCGGTCGCCCGGGCGGTCGGGCAGCTGCCCGAACTCGGGCACGACCTGCGTGCCGGTGACGGCGGCGATCAGCGACACGGCATCGCGGATGGACGCGAGGTCACCGGTGCCGATGTCGAGGACCCGGCCGAGCGCCGCGGGTTCGACGGCCGCGGCGAGCAGGGCGTCGACGACGTCGTCCACGTACACCCAGTCGATGCGGCGGGCGCCGCTGGAGAGCGCGGGCGCGGCGCCGTGGAGGAAGCTGTCGACGACGTAGGGCACCAACCGCGTGGTGTGCGGGTCGTCAGGGCCGTAGACCATCGCGAGCCGCAGGACGACGACCGGCAGCTGCGCGATGTCGCGGAACAGGGTCGCGTACGTCGTCGCCGCGATCTTCGACGCCGAGTAGGGCGACCGGGCGCCGGAGCCCGGCTCGAGGTCGGAGTGCTCCTCGAGCGAGCCTGCCAGCACGACGCGGCAGCCCGGGACGTCGGCCGCGGCGGCCATCACGTTCACGGCGGTCACGACGTTGTCGTTGAGCATCGGCACCACGAGCGAGAGGCTGCGCGCCCCTTCGGCCCTGCTGGCGAGGTGGATGACGACGTCGGGGCGCACGGCCTGCATGACCGTGTGGGTGGCCTTGGCGTCGGCCAGGTCCACACACCACCACCGGACATCGGCCTGTTCGCGGGGCTGGGTGCGGCTGGTGGCGTGGACGTCGGCGCCGCGGGCGATCAGGCGGCGGACCACGTGGCGGCCGATGAAGCCACGGCCGCCGGTGACGAGGTATCGGATCGGTTCAGAGCGCATGTCGAGGACCTTCGGGAAGAGGCTGCTGGGAACGGGGGTCACCACGCAGCCGACGGCGGTCCTCGTCTCGCCGCCCGGATCGTCCAGCCGCACCAGCGCAGCATCGAGCCGCGCCGCCTGCTCCGCGCCGCGACCGCGCCGACCGACGGCGCGACCGGCGGGCCCA
Encoded here:
- a CDS encoding IS256 family transposase, with the translated sequence MAAPHHIEVTELLEQQLQGASPDLLRQMIASLANAMMSAQADQACGADYGERSQERVNRRNGYRAREWDTRAGTVELAVPKLREGSYFPDWLLTHRRRAEQALVTVVATAYLLGVSTRRVERLAEQLGVKSLSRSQVSEMATHLDAQVTAFRQRPLDHGPYTFVWVDALVVKVREDGRVVNVHALVATGVNADGHREILGLDVASAEDGAGWLAFLRGLVARGLSGVQLVISDAHPGLVAAIGSALPGAAWQRCRTHYLRNLLTRVPKSAQPHVATQVRTIFDQADTDAVHAQYDRVIDALEPRFRDAAQHLEAARAELLAFTSYPREIWRQIWSNNPQERLNKEIRRRTDVVGIFPGRDALIRLVGAVLAEQSDEWTEGRRYMGLELLAKSRIRIITTEPNPATSEPPVTTEALTA
- a CDS encoding DUF305 domain-containing protein; amino-acid sequence: MSTIRRSNRAAMAGTALVLSVALSACGGGSTAPAAAPATIQPPATAPSDGGAQHNDTDIRFAQMMIPHHQQALAMAEMALQRAESPEVKALAEQIRAAQDPEIATLNGFLSAWGTPPLEGEMDHSGMDHSNGMMSQGDMDSLGATTGATFDRTFLEMMIAHHEGAVAESEREVAGGANAQAKQLATEIISGQTAEIERMRQLLG
- a CDS encoding MFS transporter is translated as MDRRWLMLTLLAFAQFTLIVDITVVQVALPSIGADLALGREALTWVVTTYTLVFGGLMILGGRLADVVGARRTLLTGLAVFTVASLVCGLAASGGVLIGARAAQGVGAALLSPAALAVITTAFHGNDRSRALGVWAAIGGAGAAAGVLLSGLLTAGPGWQWVFWVNVPVGVVVLALVPGLVRPDATARARQRVDVPGALAVTAATALLIYGVVHAGDAGWGAPLTLGALLAAVVGYAVFVGIESRVATPLMRPATLARRPVVSGTLLMLVATGLMLGLFFLTSLYLQHVRGLDALATGLLFLPVALAITGGAQLGAHLIGRVGGRPVAVGGLLLTALGAAVLIQAPAVDGVLVAVLPGFVLAAFGIGPVFVAATTTTLANVPSDEAGVASGVVNTFHELGGSIGVALVSTVAAASISGTGTSGFTSGYLACAVVAAVAAVVALGLVPGGKPHAVAGHGHGHGHGVAQGH
- a CDS encoding NAD-dependent epimerase/dehydratase family protein; protein product: MRLDDPGGETRTAVGCVVTPVPSSLFPKVLDMRSEPIRYLVTGGRGFIGRHVVRRLIARGADVHATSRTQPREQADVRWWCVDLADAKATHTVMQAVRPDVVIHLASRAEGARSLSLVVPMLNDNVVTAVNVMAAAADVPGCRVVLAGSLEEHSDLEPGSGARSPYSASKIAATTYATLFRDIAQLPVVVLRLAMVYGPDDPHTTRLVPYVVDSFLHGAAPALSSGARRIDWVYVDDVVDALLAAAVEPAALGRVLDIGTGDLASIRDAVSLIAAVTGTQVVPEFGQLPDRPGDRDLVADAEPALRYLGWSARTSLRAGIERTVEWHARHLSRPAVSA
- a CDS encoding heavy metal translocating P-type ATPase; the encoded protein is MSTTSTTVELAIGGMTCASCANRIERKLNKLDGVTATVNYATEKARVEAPGGIDPAVLVAQVEAAGYRAELPRPAAGPDEDEGSKDDPTRPLRNRLITSAVLAVPVIALAMVPALQFTYWQWISLALAGPVVTWAAWPFHRATWANLRHGTATMDTLISMGVLAAFAWSLYALLFGTAGMPGMTHPFELTIRPSDGAANIYLEVAAGVTTFILAGRYFEARSKKRAGAALRALLELGAKDVAVLRHGTEVRIPIEQLAVGDRFVVRPGEKVATDGVVDEGTSAVDASMLTGESVPVEVGPGDGVVGATVNAGGRLVVRATRVGSDTQLAQMARLVEDAQNGKAAVQRLADRISGVFVPIVIALAVGTLGFWLGTGAGAAAAFTAAVAVLIIACPCALGLATPTALLVGTGRGAQLGILIKGPEVLESTRRVDTVVLDKTGTVTTGRMELVAVHTGAGVDEDEVLRLAGALEDASEHPIAAAIARGARDRIGSLPAVEGFTNVEGLGVQGVVDGHAVLVGRPALLEQWSQPLDADLAAHLAAAQADGRTAIAVAWDGSARAVLVVSDTVKPTSAEAISQLRALGLTPVLLTGDNEAAARAVAAEVGIEEVVADVLPADKVDVVKRLQDEGWVVAMVGDGVNDAAALAQADLGLAMGTGTDVAIEASDITLVRGDLRAAADAIRLSRRTLATIKGNLFWAFAYNVAALPLAAAGLLNPMLAGGAMAFSSVFVVVNSLRLRRFR
- a CDS encoding TetR/AcrR family transcriptional regulator, producing MAGDPISEKPRRRRADAERNVAAIVAAARDLLSRGTLPSMGEVAVAAGVGRVTLYAHFASREVLLDAVVRQVMAETDQALTGLRLDDDPPQVALDRLVSTSWQILDRHRTVRSVALAELGAEALREQHDRVARHVERLIARGKDDGVFRADLPEPWLVAAFYATVHAAADEVSGGRLDAGVAPDVLGATLRSILEVG